Proteins encoded by one window of Cylindrospermum stagnale PCC 7417:
- the dnaN gene encoding DNA polymerase III subunit beta: MKLVCAQSDLSTNLSLVSRAVPSRPTHPILANVLLQADAQTNQVSLTAFDLSLGIRTSFNAEVWVGGAIALPAKLLVDITSRLPEGEITLEVESATDPENAGEGLIVTLTPKSGRYQVRAMGAEEFPELPIIENAEALHLTTAALIEGLRGSLFATSGDETKQVLTGVHLTVKQDTLEFAATDGHRLAVVETTNERPLGGSGQLEVTVPARALRELQRMLAHSSASEETVALYFDQGQVVFAWQNQRLASRTLEGQYPAYRQLIPRQFERQVTVERRQFISTLERIAVLADQKNNIVKVSIDQAAQEITLSCEAQDVGSGRESMPAMISGENIDIAFNVKYLMEGLKELPSSEIQMHLNQSLTPVIFTPLGGLKMTYLAMPVQLRN; encoded by the coding sequence ATGAAATTAGTTTGCGCCCAAAGCGATCTCAGTACAAATCTCTCACTCGTCAGCCGTGCAGTACCGTCACGACCAACTCATCCAATACTTGCCAATGTGCTGCTGCAAGCGGATGCTCAAACTAACCAAGTAAGCTTAACAGCCTTTGATCTGAGCTTGGGTATCCGTACCAGCTTTAATGCCGAGGTATGGGTTGGGGGAGCGATCGCACTTCCTGCTAAACTGCTTGTAGATATCACCTCTCGTCTACCAGAGGGCGAAATCACCTTAGAAGTTGAATCAGCCACCGACCCTGAAAATGCTGGGGAAGGCTTAATCGTCACCCTCACCCCCAAAAGTGGGCGTTATCAGGTGCGGGCAATGGGAGCAGAAGAGTTTCCCGAACTACCAATAATCGAAAATGCCGAAGCGCTTCATCTCACCACCGCAGCATTAATTGAAGGATTAAGGGGTTCATTATTTGCCACCAGTGGTGACGAAACAAAGCAAGTCCTGACTGGAGTCCATTTAACAGTTAAACAAGACACCCTAGAATTTGCCGCCACCGATGGACACCGTCTAGCAGTGGTAGAAACTACTAACGAGCGTCCTCTGGGTGGGAGTGGTCAGCTAGAGGTGACAGTACCCGCTAGAGCCTTGCGCGAACTACAGCGGATGTTGGCTCATAGCTCGGCATCAGAAGAAACTGTAGCTTTATATTTTGATCAAGGTCAAGTTGTATTTGCCTGGCAAAATCAACGCTTGGCTAGTCGGACTTTAGAAGGGCAATATCCCGCTTATCGACAACTGATTCCCCGCCAATTTGAGCGACAAGTGACCGTTGAGCGGCGTCAATTCATTAGCACCTTAGAGCGGATTGCTGTCCTCGCCGATCAAAAGAATAACATTGTCAAAGTTAGCATTGATCAAGCAGCTCAAGAAATTACCTTATCTTGTGAAGCTCAAGATGTGGGGAGTGGTAGAGAGTCAATGCCAGCAATGATATCTGGGGAAAACATCGATATTGCTTTTAATGTTAAATATTTAATGGAAGGCTTGAAAGAGTTACCATCTTCAGAAATTCAAATGCATTTAAATCAAAGCTTAACCCCAGTGATTTTTACACCATTGGGTGGGCTGAAAATGACTTATTTAGCTATGCCGGTGCAACTTAGAAATTAG
- a CDS encoding PEP-CTERM sorting domain-containing protein (PEP-CTERM proteins occur, often in large numbers, in the proteomes of bacteria that also encode an exosortase, a predicted intramembrane cysteine proteinase. The presence of a PEP-CTERM domain at a protein's C-terminus predicts cleavage within the sorting domain, followed by covalent anchoring to some some component of the (usually Gram-negative) cell surface. Many PEP-CTERM proteins exhibit an unusual sequence composition that includes large numbers of potential glycosylation sites. Expression of one such protein has been shown restore the ability of a bacterium to form floc, a type of biofilm.) → MKSAKKLGLFVFGITSGVVSSAVTTSAYIPAAQAEPIITYVNPVDPSAPQVPATPITPNLPGDPTLDSNYFVDPSNLVVNGDFEDDPFIDATSGKRNPFLTGWTNNSSFSAGSYSDRLDNYANTGLLSLRLAATPQSGGTAFLSQILDTVIDQEYQLSYFLASVEEAPRLQNLFQTFVGGNLIDTKTDVSFQPFTKYEYTFVATSATTELKFGSQVRYDYLNLDDVKVKAVKPSHLSRIADDVSVKPVPEPSTFSGIAVVGLIGMWLKRKQLVHKNG, encoded by the coding sequence ATGAAATCAGCTAAAAAACTCGGACTTTTTGTTTTTGGTATTACCAGTGGTGTTGTGAGTAGTGCTGTGACTACTAGTGCTTATATTCCAGCAGCGCAAGCAGAACCTATCATCACATATGTAAATCCTGTAGACCCTTCTGCTCCACAAGTGCCAGCAACACCAATAACCCCCAATCTACCAGGAGATCCCACATTAGATTCTAACTATTTTGTAGATCCTAGTAATCTTGTTGTCAATGGAGATTTTGAGGACGACCCTTTCATAGATGCAACTTCTGGCAAGCGCAATCCTTTCCTGACAGGATGGACTAATAATAGTTCGTTTTCTGCTGGTTCTTATAGCGATCGCCTAGACAATTATGCCAATACTGGTCTTTTGAGTCTACGTCTGGCTGCTACGCCTCAGAGTGGTGGTACTGCTTTTCTGTCACAGATTCTCGATACAGTTATTGATCAGGAATATCAACTGAGTTACTTCTTAGCTTCTGTAGAGGAAGCTCCTCGTCTCCAAAACCTATTTCAGACATTTGTAGGTGGCAACTTGATTGATACGAAAACAGATGTCTCCTTCCAACCTTTCACAAAATATGAATACACTTTTGTGGCGACATCAGCAACCACAGAGTTAAAGTTTGGTAGCCAGGTTAGATATGACTATTTAAACTTGGATGATGTGAAGGTCAAGGCTGTGAAACCATCACACCTCAGCAGAATAGCAGATGATGTGAGCGTCAAGCCTGTGCCTGAACCATCAACCTTTAGCGGAATAGCAGTTGTAGGGTTGATAGGAATGTGGCTGAAGAGAAAGCAACTAGTCCATAAAAATGGTTAA
- the dnaA gene encoding chromosomal replication initiator protein DnaA, which yields MEIPLDSLWSQVLDRLQLELSRPTFETWIKTASAERLESNCLVIRTPNPFARNWLQKYYINTIARVVQDILGYPVEIYITVAKGDEVSQINEREVSWQLPATNNIDPSLAKKNQNTTELNSKYVFSRFVVGANNRMAHAASLAVAESPGREFNPLFLCGGVGLGKTHLMQAIGHYRWEICPDSKIFYVSTEQFTNDLITAIRKDSMQSFREHFRAADVLLVDDIQFLEGKEYTQEEFFHTFNTLHEAGKQVVIASDRPPQQIPRLQERLCSRFSMGLIADIQPPDLETRMAILQKKAEYENIRLSRDVIEYIASNYTNNIRELEGALIRALAYISIWGLPMTVESITPVLVTQNEKVEATAEIILTVIAEAFNIPIEDLKSSSRRREISWARQIGMYLMRQHTSLSLPRIGEEFGGKDHTTVIYSCDKIAQLRAREGLRGTESERALVQTLRQLSDRINMASRSQKSP from the coding sequence ATGGAAATTCCCTTAGACAGTCTGTGGAGTCAAGTACTGGATCGCTTACAGCTAGAACTGTCCCGTCCCACCTTTGAAACTTGGATCAAAACTGCTAGTGCAGAACGGTTAGAAAGCAATTGCTTGGTGATTCGTACGCCTAACCCCTTTGCCCGCAATTGGCTACAAAAGTATTACATCAATACTATTGCTCGTGTAGTGCAAGATATTTTGGGTTATCCGGTAGAAATTTATATTACCGTTGCTAAAGGTGATGAAGTTTCTCAAATCAATGAACGAGAGGTTTCTTGGCAATTACCAGCGACCAATAATATTGATCCAAGTCTTGCGAAGAAAAACCAAAACACTACAGAATTAAACTCTAAATATGTGTTTTCGCGGTTTGTAGTAGGTGCTAATAATCGCATGGCTCATGCTGCTTCTTTAGCGGTGGCCGAATCTCCAGGTAGGGAATTCAATCCCTTGTTTTTATGTGGTGGTGTGGGTTTGGGTAAAACCCATTTAATGCAAGCTATTGGTCATTATCGCTGGGAAATTTGTCCTGATTCCAAAATTTTTTATGTTTCTACTGAACAGTTTACAAATGATTTAATTACCGCCATTCGTAAGGATAGTATGCAAAGTTTCCGGGAGCATTTCCGGGCGGCTGATGTTTTGTTAGTCGATGATATTCAATTTCTTGAGGGTAAAGAGTACACCCAAGAAGAATTTTTTCATACTTTTAATACTTTACATGAGGCAGGTAAGCAAGTTGTTATTGCTTCCGACCGCCCTCCTCAGCAAATTCCTCGCCTGCAAGAACGTCTTTGTTCCCGGTTTTCTATGGGTTTAATTGCCGATATTCAACCACCAGATTTAGAAACTAGAATGGCAATTTTACAAAAAAAGGCTGAGTATGAAAATATTCGTCTGTCTAGAGATGTAATCGAGTATATCGCTTCTAATTATACGAATAATATTCGAGAATTGGAAGGAGCTTTAATTCGGGCGCTGGCTTATATCTCCATTTGGGGTTTACCGATGACGGTGGAAAGTATCACACCAGTTTTAGTTACCCAAAATGAGAAGGTGGAAGCAACAGCAGAGATAATTTTGACGGTGATTGCCGAGGCGTTTAATATCCCGATTGAAGACCTCAAAAGCAGTTCGCGGCGGCGGGAAATTAGCTGGGCGCGGCAAATAGGAATGTATTTAATGCGGCAACATACGAGTCTGAGTTTACCGAGGATAGGAGAAGAGTTTGGGGGTAAAGACCATACGACTGTGATTTATAGTTGTGATAAAATTGCCCAACTCCGGGCAAGGGAAGGCTTACGGGGCACTGAAAGTGAACGCGCTTTGGTTCAAACCTTGCGTCAACTGAGCGATCGCATTAATATGGCAAGTCGTAGCCAAAAATCACCTTGA
- a CDS encoding phthiocerol/phthiodiolone dimycocerosyl transferase family protein — protein MNRLLGVSEHLRWLLDQRWSFNFTLNARVRGAITVQQLTDALTWVQRRHPLLAVRIATEDGQPPRFVSEGVANIPLRVVKRQGDEHWCQEAEAELSLPFSWNSGPLLRVVFLQGAVVSELIITCHHSIGDGLSALYLLRDILLEISTPGTTREILPELPSWEELIFLSQGNISHNAIAAVAPTQQKIGVSDADIVLNRVSDQEAISGNKRSSILHWCLSPEETAMLVSRCSEKQSSVQGAICAAFLLSMAEEMNSSEDAIHKCVSPCNVRNYLVPAIGEDFGLYISGLFTSHTLKPETSFWGLAQEVKHQINDLIVPEKIFQYIRPTKAFLSTQPDPQMVYQQMAQKGDLCVTNLGRLNIPQQFGSLSLEAIYGPIVQSSENIKIVSVATLGGKIFFTFTFSESVLSRSLAEKIKAGAMQRIAVG, from the coding sequence ATGAACCGATTACTAGGAGTGTCCGAACATCTTAGGTGGCTGCTAGACCAAAGATGGTCGTTTAATTTTACTTTAAATGCGCGTGTCAGAGGGGCGATCACTGTCCAACAGCTAACAGATGCCTTAACTTGGGTTCAGCGTCGGCATCCCTTACTAGCTGTGAGAATAGCGACTGAAGATGGTCAACCGCCACGATTTGTATCAGAAGGTGTTGCCAACATCCCACTGCGAGTAGTTAAGCGACAAGGAGACGAGCACTGGTGTCAGGAGGCTGAAGCTGAACTGTCACTTCCTTTCTCTTGGAACTCTGGACCGTTGTTGCGTGTAGTGTTTCTCCAAGGTGCGGTTGTTTCTGAACTGATTATTACCTGTCACCACTCTATCGGCGACGGTTTATCGGCGCTCTACCTACTACGGGACATCCTACTGGAGATTAGCACTCCAGGCACCACTCGCGAGATATTGCCAGAACTTCCCTCTTGGGAAGAACTTATTTTCCTTTCTCAGGGCAACATCAGTCATAATGCTATTGCCGCAGTAGCACCAACTCAGCAGAAAATCGGCGTATCTGATGCAGACATAGTTTTGAATCGTGTCAGCGACCAGGAAGCAATTTCAGGAAACAAGCGCTCAAGTATACTTCACTGGTGCCTTTCTCCAGAGGAGACTGCTATGCTTGTTTCACGCTGCTCTGAAAAGCAATCTAGCGTTCAAGGTGCTATCTGTGCTGCCTTTCTCCTGTCAATGGCAGAAGAGATGAATTCATCAGAAGATGCGATTCACAAGTGTGTCTCTCCCTGTAATGTGAGAAATTACCTTGTTCCAGCAATTGGGGAAGATTTTGGTCTATACATATCTGGTTTATTCACTTCGCACACTCTGAAGCCAGAAACCAGCTTCTGGGGATTGGCACAAGAAGTCAAACACCAAATTAATGATTTGATAGTGCCAGAAAAAATATTTCAGTATATTCGACCAACTAAGGCTTTTCTCTCCACCCAACCCGACCCACAGATGGTGTATCAGCAAATGGCGCAAAAGGGGGATCTGTGTGTTACCAATCTAGGTCGCTTAAATATACCACAGCAATTTGGTTCACTATCTCTAGAGGCAATCTATGGGCCAATAGTTCAGTCTTCTGAAAATATAAAGATTGTAAGTGTAGCAACGCTGGGGGGTAAAATATTCTTTACTTTTACTTTTTCAGAATCAGTATTGTCACGATCACTGGCAGAGAAAATTAAGGCAGGAGCGATGCAACGGATTGCTGTAGGGTAA
- a CDS encoding GAF domain-containing sensor histidine kinase has protein sequence MTSIPKQDLRVSRDDEGLLHRITNRIRRTLEFEEIITVSAAELRSLLGTDRVMIYKFHPDGSGQVIAESIYENRLPSLLGLNFPADDIPADARELFIKSRVRSVINVDTQEIGHTSLRDLQTGEIISEDICYRPVDPCHLEYMNAMGVKSSLVTPILHQDQLWGLLVSHNAETRFVTEQELQAVQMVVDHLSVAIAQSNLFTKAQQKAAREAIINRIATELHSLSAIELKSALEETVAAFSGSGGRLCIRNQLFNLHNSRFRSLTDCLQAARDGIKLYTCGLQPVIPELAKYPLIEQDSLWQEHYQSGEYDIWAIADIYQDSSWRNLQVAFRSTKIRSVLVIPLHYRQELLGYLSIFRDEIDTETLWAGRFDPDQRQLYPRLSFEVWRESKTAQAREWSAEEMELAQELGKQFALAIQQYELYQQVNAFNANLEYQVQERTSKLQQATEQQRILFEVVAKMRQSLDIDTIFSTTCREVRLALNADRVGFYRFDPSSNFNQGEIVAEDVLPGFVSALAVKTSDRCFADNYATKYHMGRVNAVSDIHNALLRECHIAMLDQFQVKANITAPVMEGDHLWGLLCIHQCSQTREWQTSEIQFVTQIAAQMSVAREQAELLNQTKKQSQKLTQALRDLKATQTQLVQTEKMSSLGQLVAGIAHEINNPVNFIYGNLVHVNEYAEDLLSMLELYQQQGLTSPDIYERAVEIDLEFISQDLPKTLSSMKVGVDRIRQIVSGLRNFSRLDEAEVKAVDIHEGIDSTLLILQHRFKARPDSPSIHLVKEYGELPLVECYAGQLNQVFMNVLSNAIDALEHHKDAKLEHHQSQITINTAVGELKGNVKSVVICITDNGSGIPKAVRQQVFDPFFTTKPIGKGTGLGLSISYQIIVEKHGGVLKCDSQPGLGTQFWIEIPISQPQKPQGKLTKPVTNF, from the coding sequence ATGACCTCTATCCCTAAACAAGACTTGCGGGTGAGTCGTGATGACGAAGGTTTACTGCACCGAATCACAAACCGCATCCGTCGAACCTTAGAGTTTGAAGAGATTATCACGGTGAGTGCGGCGGAATTGCGGTCATTACTGGGAACCGACCGAGTGATGATTTACAAATTTCATCCTGATGGTAGTGGTCAAGTTATTGCTGAGTCAATTTATGAAAATCGGTTACCATCGTTGCTAGGGCTAAATTTTCCCGCTGATGACATTCCCGCCGATGCCCGTGAACTATTTATCAAGTCGCGGGTGCGTTCTGTGATCAATGTTGATACTCAAGAAATTGGCCACACTTCCTTACGTGATTTACAAACAGGAGAGATCATCTCCGAGGATATCTGTTACCGTCCTGTAGACCCATGTCATTTAGAATATATGAATGCAATGGGGGTAAAGTCTTCTTTAGTCACACCCATTTTGCATCAAGATCAACTCTGGGGGCTGCTAGTATCTCATAACGCGGAAACCCGTTTTGTTACAGAACAGGAACTGCAAGCAGTGCAGATGGTGGTTGATCATTTGTCAGTGGCGATCGCCCAAAGTAACCTCTTCACCAAAGCGCAGCAAAAAGCTGCGAGGGAAGCGATTATTAACCGCATCGCCACAGAGTTGCATTCACTGTCCGCCATCGAATTAAAGTCAGCTTTAGAAGAAACCGTTGCTGCCTTCTCTGGTTCTGGTGGTAGATTATGCATTAGAAATCAATTATTTAATCTCCACAACAGCAGATTCAGGAGTTTAACAGACTGCCTACAAGCTGCCAGAGATGGCATCAAACTATATACTTGCGGTCTACAACCTGTGATTCCAGAGTTAGCAAAATATCCACTGATCGAGCAAGATAGCCTCTGGCAGGAGCATTATCAATCAGGTGAGTATGATATTTGGGCGATCGCCGATATCTATCAAGATTCTAGCTGGCGAAATCTGCAAGTTGCTTTTCGCTCAACGAAAATTCGCTCTGTCTTGGTGATTCCACTGCATTACCGACAGGAGTTGTTAGGATACTTAAGTATTTTCCGGGACGAAATAGACACAGAAACCCTGTGGGCTGGGCGATTTGACCCTGATCAACGGCAACTTTACCCCCGTCTATCCTTTGAAGTCTGGCGAGAATCTAAAACAGCGCAAGCTCGCGAGTGGAGTGCTGAAGAGATGGAACTGGCGCAAGAACTGGGTAAACAATTTGCTTTAGCAATTCAGCAATATGAGCTTTACCAACAAGTAAATGCCTTCAATGCCAACTTAGAATATCAAGTTCAAGAGCGCACATCTAAGCTGCAACAGGCAACTGAACAACAGCGAATATTGTTTGAAGTTGTCGCCAAAATGCGGCAATCTCTTGACATCGACACAATTTTTAGCACTACCTGTAGAGAAGTTCGCCTGGCCTTGAATGCTGACCGGGTTGGCTTTTATCGCTTTGACCCCAGTTCTAATTTTAATCAAGGAGAAATCGTTGCCGAAGATGTGCTGCCAGGTTTTGTTTCTGCTCTGGCGGTGAAAACTAGCGATCGCTGTTTTGCAGACAATTATGCCACCAAATATCACATGGGGCGAGTAAATGCAGTTTCAGACATCCACAATGCTCTTTTGCGGGAATGCCATATCGCTATGCTCGATCAATTTCAGGTAAAGGCAAATATCACTGCACCAGTGATGGAAGGTGATCACCTCTGGGGCTTGCTTTGCATTCACCAGTGTAGCCAAACCCGCGAATGGCAAACCTCAGAAATCCAATTTGTGACCCAAATCGCCGCTCAAATGAGTGTAGCCCGTGAACAAGCTGAATTGCTTAACCAGACAAAAAAGCAGTCTCAAAAGCTAACTCAAGCCTTACGTGATTTAAAAGCAACTCAAACCCAACTCGTCCAAACTGAAAAAATGTCTTCATTGGGTCAATTAGTGGCAGGTATAGCCCACGAAATTAACAACCCAGTCAACTTCATCTACGGCAACCTTGTCCATGTCAATGAATATGCCGAAGATTTACTCAGTATGCTAGAGCTTTATCAGCAACAAGGCCTCACCAGTCCTGATATTTACGAGCGAGCAGTAGAAATTGACTTAGAATTTATTAGCCAAGATTTGCCTAAAACTCTATCCTCCATGAAGGTAGGAGTCGACCGCATCCGGCAGATTGTCTCAGGTTTACGGAATTTCTCTCGCCTTGATGAAGCCGAAGTTAAAGCTGTGGATATTCACGAGGGCATTGATAGTACCTTGCTGATTTTGCAGCATCGTTTCAAAGCCAGGCCAGACAGTCCCAGCATTCACCTAGTCAAAGAGTACGGTGAGCTGCCCTTGGTAGAGTGTTATGCCGGACAACTCAATCAGGTATTTATGAATGTTTTGAGCAATGCCATCGATGCCTTAGAACATCACAAAGATGCAAAATTAGAACATCATCAAAGTCAAATTACGATCAACACTGCCGTCGGTGAACTTAAAGGCAATGTGAAAAGTGTAGTGATTTGCATTACCGACAACGGTTCAGGAATTCCAAAAGCCGTTAGACAACAAGTATTTGATCCATTTTTCACCACTAAGCCAATAGGCAAAGGTACTGGCTTGGGTTTATCAATTAGTTACCAGATTATAGTCGAGAAGCACGGTGGTGTCTTGAAATGTGATTCACAGCCAGGTTTAGGCACCCAATTCTGGATTGAAATTCCGATTAGCCAACCGCAAAAACCCCAGGGAAAGCTCACCAAGCCTGTGACTAATTTCTAA
- the modA gene encoding molybdate ABC transporter substrate-binding protein, giving the protein MTKRRLITAIAAAVTSLMLVIGLPFVTSLHDQVAQATTTLRVYAAVSLTEVIQDIENAYNTDNPGAQISFINTLDSSGALLTQIQNPTNESAGIPDIFISAATTQMNTLQSASKLASGWPVTVATNRLVLIKPTTFAAGSPTPSFSGFSTLTNASVRGIAIGTPTTVPAGNYGKQVLESTVSGCGGNIYTTLLNNSKLVFANNVRDVLSAVENKTLSSQTIDAGIVYTTDKDTSSQVSLVATAAQNCHSAIVYPAAVLSRTTNGTAAASFANYLSSSTARDKFTDLGFGVP; this is encoded by the coding sequence ATGACAAAAAGACGACTTATTACTGCGATTGCTGCCGCAGTTACCAGTTTGATGCTAGTCATCGGCTTACCGTTTGTCACTTCACTACATGATCAAGTAGCACAGGCAACAACCACGCTGCGAGTGTATGCTGCCGTTAGCTTAACCGAAGTGATACAAGATATTGAGAATGCCTACAATACCGATAACCCTGGCGCACAGATCAGCTTTATCAATACTTTGGACTCTTCAGGTGCCTTGCTGACCCAGATACAAAATCCAACAAACGAGTCAGCAGGTATACCAGACATATTTATTTCTGCTGCTACAACTCAAATGAATACCTTGCAGAGCGCAAGTAAATTGGCTTCGGGTTGGCCTGTGACAGTCGCCACAAACCGTTTAGTCTTGATTAAACCAACTACATTTGCTGCTGGTTCTCCAACTCCGAGTTTTAGTGGTTTTAGTACTTTGACAAATGCCAGCGTTAGAGGCATTGCTATCGGTACACCCACAACTGTGCCTGCGGGGAATTACGGCAAACAAGTTCTAGAAAGTACCGTCAGCGGTTGCGGAGGAAATATTTACACTACACTCCTGAATAACAGCAAATTGGTATTTGCTAACAATGTTCGGGATGTCTTGTCGGCAGTTGAAAATAAAACCCTCAGCAGTCAAACCATCGATGCAGGTATCGTTTACACGACTGATAAAGATACTTCTAGCCAGGTAAGCCTCGTAGCAACTGCCGCGCAAAACTGTCATAGCGCTATTGTCTATCCAGCGGCTGTACTCAGCAGAACTACTAATGGTACGGCAGCAGCTAGTTTTGCTAACTACCTTAGCAGTAGCACAGCCCGAGATAAATTTACTGACCTGGGATTTGGTGTTCCCTAA
- a CDS encoding SDR family oxidoreductase, producing MTMQKVTRIKKIAVVTGANRGLGFETCRQLAQQDIKVILTSRDQAKGQAAAEKLQAEKLDVKYYPLDVTNTDSIQHLAEFICNEFGYLDILVNNAGILLDYLDNPDRSIFNVKVDTLRQTIETNVYGSLQLSQTLIPLMQVHNYGRIVNVSSKHGQLSANMNSTQFPIYGVSKTALNALTILFANTLKNTNILVNSVNPGWVKTDMGGPNAINTINEGVDSIVWVATLPDGGPTGKFFQERNLIPW from the coding sequence ATGACAATGCAAAAGGTAACTAGGATCAAAAAAATAGCAGTTGTAACGGGTGCTAATCGCGGATTGGGGTTTGAAACTTGCCGCCAACTGGCACAACAAGATATCAAGGTCATTCTCACCAGCCGCGATCAAGCCAAGGGTCAAGCAGCAGCAGAGAAATTGCAAGCCGAGAAATTGGATGTTAAATATTACCCACTTGATGTAACAAATACAGATAGTATTCAACATCTGGCTGAATTTATTTGCAATGAATTTGGATATTTAGATATTCTGGTGAATAATGCAGGCATTCTTTTAGATTATTTAGATAATCCAGATAGAAGTATATTCAACGTGAAGGTTGACACTTTACGTCAAACAATAGAAACCAATGTTTATGGATCATTGCAATTGAGCCAGACCTTAATTCCGCTGATGCAAGTTCATAATTATGGACGAATTGTGAATGTATCTTCAAAACATGGGCAATTATCAGCAAATATGAATTCTACTCAATTTCCCATATATGGAGTTTCAAAAACTGCTCTGAATGCACTCACAATACTCTTTGCTAATACCTTAAAAAACACAAATATTTTGGTGAATTCAGTCAATCCAGGCTGGGTTAAAACTGATATGGGTGGACCCAATGCTATCAACACAATTAACGAAGGGGTTGATTCGATAGTCTGGGTAGCAACATTGCCAGATGGTGGTCCTACAGGTAAATTTTTCCAAGAGAGGAATTTAATTCCTTGGTAG
- a CDS encoding DUF7219 family protein, whose protein sequence is MVQDSNFLADLSDFLYPHSSYYGQFKPEYLAFNSHLQEFSQRVSYVCNLQTSGKLSPEDAYTQIKMLWKQLKTAKKQIEIS, encoded by the coding sequence ATGGTACAAGACTCTAATTTTTTAGCTGATCTATCTGATTTTCTCTATCCTCACAGTAGTTATTACGGTCAGTTCAAGCCAGAGTATTTGGCTTTTAATTCTCATCTCCAGGAGTTTTCTCAACGAGTGAGCTATGTCTGCAACCTACAAACTAGCGGCAAGCTTTCTCCGGAAGATGCTTACACCCAAATTAAAATGCTCTGGAAGCAATTAAAAACTGCTAAAAAGCAAATAGAAATTAGCTAA